From Candidatus Woesearchaeota archaeon, a single genomic window includes:
- a CDS encoding small nuclear ribonucleoprotein (Enables 3` processing of polyadenylated mRNAs and tRNA precursors) yields the protein MEQASRPLDALNKARNKRVLVELKNGRQYVGSLIAFDIHINTVLDNAEERVDGELKKQLGTVFIRGDTITIISPQ from the coding sequence ATGGAACAAGCATCAAGGCCTTTAGACGCATTAAACAAGGCAAGAAATAAAAGAGTATTAGTAGAATTAAAGAACGGAAGACAATACGTGGGTAGCTTAATAGCATTTGACATTCACATAAACACAGTCCTAGATAACGCAGAGGAAAGAGTGGATGGAGAGTTAAAAAAACAATTAGGCACGGTTTTCATAAGAGGAGACACAATCACAATAATTTCGCCGCAATGA
- a CDS encoding 50S ribosomal protein L37e, which translates to MSKGTASMGKRSGKKSHIACRRCGKISFHARDKVCSSCGFGKSAKLRSYAWQKK; encoded by the coding sequence ATGAGTAAAGGAACAGCATCAATGGGTAAAAGATCTGGCAAGAAATCACACATAGCTTGCAGGAGATGTGGAAAGATATCTTTTCATGCAAGAGATAAGGTCTGTTCTAGTTGCGGATTCGGAAAAAGTGCTAAATTGCGTAGTTATGCATGGCAAAAAAAATAA
- the pth2 gene encoding peptidyl-tRNA hydrolase Pth2: protein MSLKQVIIVRTDLKMPKGKLAAQVAHGSVEAVMNSDQKMVQAWKKQGMKKSVLKVLSDKELRDLLVQAKNHDLKVGLINDAGRTFLEPGTITVLGIGPDAEEKIDKITGHLSLL, encoded by the coding sequence ATGAGTTTAAAACAAGTAATAATAGTAAGAACGGATCTAAAAATGCCTAAAGGGAAATTAGCTGCACAAGTGGCACATGGAAGTGTAGAAGCAGTTATGAACTCTGACCAAAAAATGGTGCAAGCTTGGAAAAAACAAGGAATGAAAAAATCAGTATTAAAAGTGTTGTCTGACAAAGAATTAAGAGATTTATTAGTACAAGCAAAAAATCATGATTTAAAAGTAGGATTAATAAATGACGCGGGAAGAACTTTTTTAGAACCAGGAACAATAACGGTGCTAGGAATAGGGCCTGACGCAGAAGAAAAAATAGATAAAATAACAGGGCACTTATCATTACTCTAA
- a CDS encoding metal-sulfur cluster assembly factor: MVTKDDVFKALMNVVDPDIGVDVVSLGLIYDVKVSEDEVFVLFTLTFPGCPYADFLVNEVKETVSELSGVKSVEVRLTFDPPWNPDKIDPDIRAALNI; encoded by the coding sequence ATGGTTACTAAAGATGATGTTTTTAAGGCTTTGATGAATGTTGTTGATCCAGATATAGGTGTAGACGTTGTTAGTCTTGGTTTAATTTATGATGTTAAAGTATCTGAGGATGAAGTTTTTGTTTTGTTCACTCTTACTTTTCCTGGTTGTCCTTATGCTGATTTTCTTGTTAATGAAGTTAAAGAAACAGTTTCCGAGTTATCAGGTGTTAAAAGCGTAGAGGTTCGTTTAACTTTTGATCCTCCTTGGAATCCTGATAAGATTGATCCTGATATTCGTGCT
- a CDS encoding 30S ribosomal protein S8e gives MVVVQDRSLRKPSGARNTSTRTKRVHMTGNKAALPTIGFLRVKTKKTKGGSKKEHLLSAELANVYDPKTGKHAIVKIKAVKENSANRNYVRRNILTKNTIIETEKGLAVITSRPGQEKIINAVLKK, from the coding sequence ATGGTAGTAGTACAAGACAGATCATTAAGAAAACCCTCAGGGGCGAGAAATACGAGCACAAGAACAAAGAGAGTGCATATGACTGGTAATAAAGCAGCATTGCCAACAATAGGTTTTTTAAGAGTTAAAACTAAAAAAACCAAAGGTGGTTCAAAAAAAGAACATTTATTATCAGCTGAATTAGCAAATGTTTACGACCCGAAAACAGGGAAACACGCAATAGTAAAAATAAAAGCAGTAAAAGAAAATTCGGCGAACAGAAACTATGTTAGACGAAACATATTAACAAAAAACACGATAATAGAAACAGAAAAAGGATTAGCTGTAATAACTAGTAGACCAGGACAAGAAAAAATCATAAACGCAGTCTTAAAAAAATAA